The Etheostoma cragini isolate CJK2018 chromosome 15, CSU_Ecrag_1.0, whole genome shotgun sequence genome window below encodes:
- the LOC117958093 gene encoding uncharacterized protein LOC117958093, producing MGRLDDAAKHKVVELRKAGLSFRKIKAVLELENIKVSAQAIYLFLREYQGRPPGRVRPMEAGSNTSTAQVQPQVGAVQENWSNIHLQNLLRKASHNAGFTAAANFAKQTSTNPDAGPKPFGSAKTSGGSRPDQQHEGDKEENDIQIVSVTSLAQSSQQRVPQSTVTTTEASGGSSTLSSQGVTMRKRVTPSPATNAMLAARKRLLDKALSHRMKSFHQVASLLRRDHSSVQGADLRSAMPQQPETYDLTTEKTVMDGQSDGGSAPRRVLTQRPGLSVRSLQPLPRVGIRLPNRSPAPSTSSAPGVAVIRLQTPGGQGATCSEGNPSPQQAVQDNGGRGGLQDQIQTLGSEVRSLGLAVKMLVEQQCCLEREQAQQTHIQKQILSTLQSLAAKLGRCSVVQQQHKKTPSPSGMPTASASTSFSQETFNFSQGTYTQCSQTQPSYNSLESLENVEAFKLPGLSPSSINGFPPCSNAENLQLTQTPAHTQPYAVAYPQQNSQTLMPPYTQSFVSTYGQSHSQTFRGSESKTSDFSSSCSARTLQDCSVSTQPVMNSNHSSQDPQLNIIKVEGP from the exons ATGGGCCGGTTGGATGATGCCGCCAAACACAAAGTGGTGGAGCTGCGGAAGGCGGGCTTGAGTTTCCGTAAGATCAAAGCTGTGCTGGAGCTGGAGAACATCAAGGTGTCTGCCCAGGCCATCTATCTGTTCCTAAGGGAGTATCAAGGGAGGCCGCCAGGGAGGGTTAGACCTATGGAGGCTGGAAGCAACACATCAACTGCACAGGTGCAGCCTCAAGTTGGGGCAGTACAAGAGAACTGGAGTAACATTCATCTCCAAAATCTTCTGAGGAAGGCATCTCACAATGCTGGCTTTACAGCCGCTGCCAATTTTGCCAAACAGACTTCCACAAATCCAGATGCCGGTCCGAAGCCATTCGGGTCTGCAAAGACCAGTGGAGGTAGCAGGCCAGATCAACAACACGAAGGAGATAAGGAGGAAAATGACATCCAGATTGTTAGTGTCACCTCCCTTGCACAGAGCAGCCAACAAAGAGTTCCCCAGTCAactgtaacaacaacagaggCCAGTGGTGGGTCTTCCACACTATCATCTCAAGGAGTAACCATGAGGAAGAGAGTTACACCTTCTCCAGCCACTAATGCAATGCTGGCAGCTCGAAAGAGGCTTTTGGATAAAGCACTGTCTCACAGGATGAAG TCATTCCACCAGGTGGCATCACTGTTGAGGAGAGATCACTCGAGTGTCCAAGGTGCTGATTTGAGAAGTGCAATGCCACAGCAACCCGAAACTTATGATCTGACCACTGAAAAg ACTGTTATGGATGGTCAGTCCGATGGAGGAAGTGCCCCCAGGCGTGTTCTCACACAAAGACCAGGTCTGTCTGTCCGTTCTCTTCAGCCTCTCCCTCGGGTTGGTATTCGCCTTCCTAACCGGTCACCAGCACCTTCAACATCTTCGGCGCCTGGGGTTGCCGTCATCCGTCTACAGACCCCTGGAGGCCAGGGTGCCACTTGTAGTGAGGGGAACCCGAGCCCACAGCAGGCAGTCCAGGACAATGGAGGGAGAGGTGGTCTCCAGGATCAGATTCAGACCCTGGGCTCTGAGGTGCGCAGCTTGGGTCTGGCAGTGAAGATGCTGGTGGAGCAGCAGTGCTGCCTGGAGAGGGAGCAGGCGCAGcagacacacattcagaaacagATCCTCAGCACCTTGCAGAGTCTTGCCGCCAAACTGGGACGTTGTAGCGTTGTTCAACAGCAGCATAAAAAAACTCCATCACCCTCTGGTATGCCAACAGCTTCTGCATCTACCTCATTCAGCCAAGAAACCTTTAACTTCAGTCAAGGCACGTACACTCAGTGCAGCCAAACCCAGCCAAGCTACAACTCTTTAGAGAGTTTAGAAAACGTAGAGGCCTTTAAATTGCCTGGACTGAGCCCTTCAAGCATTAATGGGTTTCCACCATGTAGCAATGCTGAGAACCTCCAACTTACTCAAACTCCTGCTCACACACAGCCGTATGCAGTTGCTTACCCACAGCAAAACAGTCAAACGCTCATGCCGCCCTACACACAGTCCTTTGTGTCTACATACGGCCAGTCACATTCTCAGACTTTCAGAGGATCAGAGAGTAAAACATCTGATTTCTCAAGCAGCTGTTCAGCAAGGACTCTTCAGGACTGCAGTGTGTCCACCCAACCAGTGATGAACTCTAACCACTCCTCACAGGATCCACAGTTAAATATTATCAAAGTGGAAGGACCTTAG
- the LOC117958096 gene encoding cytochrome P450 2K1-like, which translates to MLEDLFQSSTSVSLLVAVVGLLVLSFLNTNFSFKNNQREPPGPYPLPLLGNLLQLDLNKLDISLFDLSKKYGPVLTVYFGPKKVVVLAGYRTVKQALVNYAEEFGDREVTPIFHDFNKGNGILFTNGDSWKEMRRFALTTLREFGMGKRISEDKIIEECRYLIEEFKKLKGKAFNNAQTINNATSNIISAIMFGKRFKYEDPVFQAMVERDNKTIHLTGSAPILMYNMFPWLGPFLKNWRDVIKNVEANREDIKSFIADLKETLNPEMCRCFVDAFLRHKLNVEKSEIKNSHYHDDNLVNSVMNLFAAGTDTTGNTLQWGLLFMAKYPHVQDQVQAELSRVVGSRQVRIEDRKNLPYTDAVIHETQRLANIAPIAIPHKTSRDVTFQGYFIKKGTTVFPLLTSVLHDENEWETPHTFNPSHFLDKEVKFVRRDAFMPFSAGRRVCLGESLARMELFLFFTALLQHFRFIPPPGVTEEELDLTPAVGFTLAPSPHELCAVSRQ; encoded by the exons ATGTTGGAAGATCTTTTCCAGTCCTCCACTTCCGTCTCCCTATTGGTGGCCGTTGTGGGCCTGCTGGTCCTCTCCTTTTTAAACACCAACTTCAGCTTCAAAAACAACCAGAGGGAGCCTCCAGGACCTTATCCGCTTCCCCTGCTTGGTAACTTGCTTCAGTTGGATCTCAATAAACTTGACATATCCCTCTTTGAT CTGTCCAAAAAATATGGACCTGTGTTAACAGTCTACTTTGGACCGAAGAAGGTGGTGGTCCTGGCCGGATACAGGACAGTCAAACAGGCTTTGGTCAACTATGCTGAGGAGTTTGGAGACCGAGAGGTCACTCCCATATTCCATGATTTCAACAAAGGAAATG GTATACTATTTACCAATGGTGACTCGTGGAAAGAAATGAGACGTTTTGCTCTAACTACATTGAGAGAATTTGGGATGGGCAAAAGGATTAGTGAAGACAAGATCATTGAGGAATGTCGCTACCTGATTGAAGAATTTAAGAAACTTAAAG GTAAAGCCTTCAACAACGCCCAGACAATTAATAACGCAACTTCAAATATTATATCAGCTATCATGTTTGGAAAGCGGTTTAAATACGAAGACCCCGTCTTCCAAGCTATGGTGGAGAGAGACAACAAGACCATCCACCTGACTGGATCAGCACCCATCCTG ATGTACAACATGTTTCCTTGGCTAGGCCCTTTTCTTAAaaactggagggatgtgattaAGAATGTGGAGGCCAACAGGGAGGACATAAAAAGCTTTATAGCTGACCTAAAGGAGACTCTGAACCCTGAGATGTGCAGATGCTTTGTTGATGCATTCCTGAGACATAAGCTAAATGTGGAG AAGTCTGAAATCAAGAATTCACACTATCATGATGACAACCTGGTCAACAGTGTAATGAATCTGTTTGCAGCTGGGACTGATACTACAGGAAATACACTTCAGTGGGGTTTACTTTTCATGGCCAAGTACCCTCATGTCCAAG ACCAGGTACAGGCAGAGCTGAGCAGGGTGGTCGGTAGCCGACAGGTCAGAATAGAGGACAGGAAGAACCTGCCCTACACTGATGCTGTCATCCATGAGACACAGAGACTGGCCAACATTGCCCCCATAGCCATTCCTCACAAAACCAGCCGTGATGTCACCTTCCAGGGCTACTTTATCAAAAAG gggACTACTGTGTTTCCTCTTCTTACTTCTGTTCTGCATGATGAGAATGAGTGGGAGACCCCACACACCTTCAACCCTTCCCACTTCCTGGATAAGGAGGTTAAATTTGTCAGGAGAGACGCCTTCATGCCCTTTTCTGCAG GTCGCAGGGTGTGTCTTGGGGAAAGTCTGGCTAGGATGGagctcttcctcttcttcaccgCCCTCCTCCAGCACTTTCGTTTCATTCCTCCACCTGGAGTTACAGAGGAAGAGCTGGATCTGACACCAGCTGTGGGCTTCACCCTCGCCCCTTCACCTCATGAGCTGTGTGCCGTCAGTCGCCAATGA